In Candidatus Wallbacteria bacterium, the following proteins share a genomic window:
- a CDS encoding FliA/WhiG family RNA polymerase sigma factor — MSESTLDPRELFVRYKEKNDPKVKEEIIKRYAPLVKFVAMRMAMNLPPSVDVNDLISYGIFGLLDAIDKFSLEFNVKFETYAKKRIRGSILDAIRKLDWAPRLVRSRARLLDRTVNELERKLGRTPKDEEVAKEMGVAVEEIQEFLNESRKSLILSLEEFAYESDGDAQGSSDRLKFFVDTRNAGPEEEAYRREVKSLILAELEKLTPQEKLVVSLYYFKELTLKEIAKIMNLSEGRISQMHTQAILKLRARLAENRKDLMDN, encoded by the coding sequence TTGAGCGAAAGTACGCTTGATCCCCGAGAACTATTTGTCCGGTATAAGGAAAAGAACGACCCAAAGGTCAAGGAAGAAATCATCAAACGCTATGCGCCGCTGGTGAAGTTCGTGGCCATGAGGATGGCTATGAATCTGCCCCCCAGCGTGGACGTCAACGACCTGATCAGCTACGGCATTTTCGGGCTGCTGGACGCCATCGACAAGTTTTCGCTTGAATTCAACGTGAAATTTGAGACATACGCAAAAAAGAGGATCAGAGGTTCAATTCTGGATGCCATCCGCAAGCTGGACTGGGCTCCGCGCCTGGTAAGAAGCAGGGCCAGGCTCCTCGATAGAACCGTCAATGAACTGGAGCGAAAGCTGGGGCGTACTCCCAAGGATGAAGAAGTGGCAAAGGAAATGGGTGTGGCTGTCGAGGAAATCCAGGAATTTCTAAATGAATCCAGGAAGAGCCTGATACTTTCTCTCGAAGAATTCGCCTATGAATCAGACGGCGATGCCCAGGGGTCCAGCGACAGACTGAAGTTTTTTGTGGACACCAGGAATGCGGGTCCTGAAGAAGAGGCTTACCGCAGGGAAGTCAAGAGCCTGATCCTGGCCGAGCTAGAAAAATTGACTCCCCAGGAAAAGCTGGTGGTATCACTGTATTATTTCAAGGAACTGACTTTGAAAGAAATTGCCAAGATCATGAATCTGTCGGAAGGCCGCATTTCACAGATGCACACTCAGGCGATCCTGAAGCTCAGAGCCAGACTGGCTGAAAACAGGAAGGATTTAATGGATAACTAG
- a CDS encoding HIT domain-containing protein codes for MKSNLFIPEKFDYVRRNKRPAVRCILCAYENKDSIVELLDVHEGKSLQVACNLYPYNPGHIMIFPKRHLTDVRELSASEWDELIMLQKKSMDILDRIYSPKGFNLGFNVGEASGASIEHLHLHIVPRYKNELGFIDILAGAKIYVEGPQVTRDRLREEFRKLKL; via the coding sequence GTGAAAAGTAACCTCTTCATCCCCGAAAAATTCGACTATGTCCGTAGAAACAAGCGCCCTGCCGTCCGCTGCATTCTCTGTGCTTATGAAAACAAGGACAGCATTGTGGAGCTTCTGGATGTCCACGAGGGGAAGAGCCTTCAGGTAGCGTGCAATCTGTATCCTTACAATCCAGGCCATATCATGATTTTTCCCAAGCGGCACCTGACCGATGTCCGCGAACTTTCAGCCTCGGAATGGGATGAACTGATCATGCTCCAGAAAAAAAGCATGGACATTTTGGATCGGATTTACAGTCCCAAAGGTTTTAACCTCGGTTTCAATGTCGGCGAGGCCTCAGGCGCCAGCATCGAGCATCTGCATCTTCATATTGTGCCCAGATACAAAAATGAACTTGGTTTTATCGACATCCTGGCAGGAGCCAAGATCTATGTGGAAGGTCCGCAGGTGACCAGAGACAGGCTCAGGGAAGAGTTCAGGAAGCTCAAATTATAA
- the guaB gene encoding IMP dehydrogenase — protein sequence MESKISGFFKKLTNYGLTFDDVLLVPQKSQVLPIEADLTTRLTRNISLNIPFISAAMDTVTESRMAIALALHGGIGIIHKNLDIKSQTAQVLKVKQYLNGLIENPVTFFDDQSLEEVLSAIRENNYGFSGFPIIDRNGNLKGIITGHDLKFLSEKKNLKIRDVMSPRLITAPPKTDIRTAYEIFKREKIGKLPLCDKGGKLCGLYSFTDVKNIIENKTPMVLRDKFHRLRVGAAVSPYDWERVLALHETGCDCVAVDTAHGHSHRVVDFVRDLKKKYPRIEVIAGNIATGEAAADLIRAGADALKVGVGPGSICTTRIVTGVGVPQLTAIYEAACIARKSKVPVIADGGIKYSGDVPKALACGADSVMMGKALAGTDESPGEKIIYNGRKFVLYRGMGSLGAMQSGAGSRERYFQGDTPVQKLVPEGIEGMIPYVGSVTEILGQFTGGLRSTMGYCGSADLDQFRKKAELIQITQASLTESHPHGVVITKEAPNYRAPKVE from the coding sequence ATGGAAAGTAAAATCAGCGGGTTTTTCAAAAAACTCACGAATTACGGGCTGACTTTTGATGATGTGCTGCTGGTGCCGCAGAAATCCCAAGTCCTGCCGATAGAGGCAGACCTGACCACCCGGCTTACCCGCAACATTTCGCTCAACATCCCTTTCATCTCTGCGGCCATGGACACTGTCACAGAGAGCAGGATGGCGATCGCTCTTGCTCTGCACGGAGGCATCGGCATCATCCACAAGAATCTGGATATCAAGTCCCAGACAGCCCAGGTTCTAAAAGTCAAACAGTATCTGAACGGCCTGATTGAAAATCCGGTGACATTCTTTGATGACCAGAGCCTGGAAGAAGTCCTCTCTGCGATCAGGGAAAATAATTACGGCTTTTCAGGCTTCCCGATCATTGACAGGAACGGAAACCTCAAAGGGATCATCACAGGGCACGACCTGAAATTTCTGTCTGAGAAAAAGAATTTGAAAATCCGGGATGTGATGTCGCCCAGGCTGATCACCGCACCTCCCAAGACAGACATCAGGACAGCCTATGAAATTTTCAAGCGGGAAAAGATCGGAAAACTTCCACTCTGCGATAAGGGTGGAAAACTCTGCGGATTATACAGTTTTACAGACGTCAAAAATATCATCGAGAATAAAACGCCGATGGTGCTGAGAGACAAATTCCACCGCCTGCGCGTGGGCGCTGCGGTTTCACCCTACGACTGGGAAAGGGTGCTTGCCCTTCACGAGACAGGTTGTGACTGCGTGGCAGTGGATACCGCGCACGGGCACAGCCACAGGGTAGTCGATTTTGTGAGGGACCTGAAAAAAAAGTATCCCCGGATCGAAGTGATTGCCGGAAATATCGCTACAGGCGAAGCCGCTGCCGATCTGATCAGGGCGGGTGCCGACGCACTCAAGGTGGGAGTCGGACCCGGGTCGATCTGCACCACCAGGATCGTCACTGGAGTAGGAGTTCCACAACTGACTGCGATTTACGAGGCAGCCTGCATCGCCCGCAAATCAAAAGTCCCTGTCATCGCTGACGGAGGCATCAAATATTCAGGCGATGTCCCCAAAGCTTTAGCCTGCGGAGCAGATTCAGTGATGATGGGGAAAGCTTTAGCCGGGACAGACGAAAGCCCTGGTGAAAAAATAATCTACAACGGACGCAAGTTCGTGCTCTACCGTGGAATGGGCTCGCTTGGTGCCATGCAGTCAGGCGCAGGCAGCCGCGAACGCTATTTCCAGGGTGACACTCCTGTTCAGAAGCTGGTGCCTGAAGGAATCGAAGGCATGATCCCGTATGTAGGGTCAGTCACTGAAATCCTCGGCCAGTTTACCGGCGGTCTCAGGAGCACGATGGGCTACTGCGGTTCGGCCGATCTCGACCAGTTCCGGAAAAAAGCGGAATTAATCCAGATCACTCAGGCTTCACTGACTGAATCGCATCCTCATGGAGTAGTGATTACCAAGGAAGCCCCGAATTACAGAGCACCCAAGGTGGAATGA
- a CDS encoding cytochrome c biogenesis protein CcdA, producing MNLSDSLQQSLSSSSPLAFLIAFAGGLLTSLTPCIYPLIPVTIAFIGGLSRGNRRLAFLYSLVYTLGIAFIYAGLGAFAAVSGTMFGTWASSAWGDFLMANVCIIFALSFFGLFEINFNLVKGNIKSRNAFLLAFGTGALSALTASACTAPVLAVLLTYVARNQNIIYGTLLLFSFSIGLSLLLMLAGTFAGFLSSIPRAGRWMLAVKAFFGILLLLMGEYYLVRSGGKNFFSVTQSPIPVKVQISSVESAEVQAQTATTAEPGPALPESIKPEMADFTLPFYDNSGNQFNLYRSIGQKNLAFLFFATWCPSCMEELPQLSKIQSQFPHTRFIAVSNAESAQKISDAFAARGITVECVNDPDGAVFRQFNVNAIPAVLLIDRSGKQVLLGNHPVEKIEEELKKIDGK from the coding sequence ATGAATCTCTCGGACTCACTGCAGCAAAGTCTTTCCAGCTCCTCTCCCCTGGCATTTCTGATCGCCTTTGCAGGCGGCCTGCTGACGAGCCTGACTCCCTGCATCTATCCTCTGATACCAGTGACGATCGCTTTCATCGGCGGCCTGAGTAGAGGCAACCGCAGGCTGGCCTTCCTTTATTCACTTGTCTATACGCTGGGGATTGCTTTTATCTATGCCGGGCTCGGCGCTTTCGCCGCAGTCTCAGGAACCATGTTCGGCACCTGGGCCAGTTCAGCCTGGGGAGACTTTCTGATGGCCAATGTCTGTATCATCTTCGCGCTGTCATTTTTCGGCCTTTTTGAAATCAACTTCAACCTGGTCAAGGGCAACATTAAAAGCCGCAATGCCTTTCTGCTGGCCTTTGGAACAGGTGCCCTCTCCGCTCTGACCGCATCAGCCTGCACAGCCCCGGTCCTGGCTGTGCTCCTCACTTATGTGGCGCGGAATCAGAACATCATCTATGGCACGCTGCTGCTCTTTTCCTTCTCCATCGGACTGAGCCTGCTTTTGATGCTGGCAGGCACATTCGCCGGTTTCCTCTCATCCATTCCCAGAGCCGGCAGATGGATGCTGGCAGTCAAGGCATTCTTCGGGATACTCCTGCTTCTGATGGGTGAATATTATCTCGTCAGGTCAGGAGGAAAGAACTTTTTCAGCGTAACTCAGTCACCAATTCCAGTGAAAGTTCAGATCTCGTCTGTTGAATCAGCCGAGGTTCAGGCACAGACGGCCACAACTGCAGAGCCCGGACCGGCCCTTCCAGAGAGCATCAAACCTGAAATGGCAGATTTCACTCTTCCCTTTTATGACAATTCCGGCAATCAGTTCAATTTGTACAGGAGCATCGGGCAGAAAAACCTGGCCTTCCTGTTTTTCGCCACCTGGTGTCCATCCTGCATGGAGGAACTGCCGCAATTATCCAAAATTCAATCACAATTTCCTCACACCCGTTTTATCGCAGTCTCAAATGCGGAATCGGCTCAGAAAATTTCTGATGCTTTCGCCGCCAGAGGCATCACAGTAGAATGCGTAAACGATCCTGACGGCGCAGTTTTCAGGCAGTTCAATGTAAATGCGATCCCTGCAGTGCTGTTGATCGACCGCAGTGGAAAACAGGTGCTGCTCGGTAATCATCCGGTGGAAAAAATCGAAGAGGAGCTTAAGAAAATCGATGGAAAGTAA
- the lepA gene encoding translation elongation factor 4 codes for MEKTRNFCIIAHIDHGKSTLADRLLEITNTVPEREQRAQYLDSMDLEREKGITIKASAVTMFYKAKSGETYKLNMIDTPGHVDFTYEVSRAIASCEGALLVVDASQGVEAQTLANAYLAIEHNLEIIPVINKIDLPSADIERCKRELEEIIGLDGEGAVLISAKTGQNVDAVLEELIKRIPAPCGDREQPLKALVFDAQYDNYRGVITYIRVQQGSIRTGEKILFMQGGNVFEVSEIGIFNPTYKPTQILTSGDVGYVMANIRTVAEAMVGDTITSALKPAGEKIPGYRVLKPMVFCGLYPSENEEYQALRENIEKYQLNDAAFVFEPETSAALGAGFRCGFLGLLHLEIVVERLKREYGLDLISTIPSVIYRITGMDDKVLEIDNPLKLPDPSSIKQMEEPVADLKIYTPEKFVGGMMELLKQKRGTFKNMHYIGGRERVELSAVVPLSELIIDFYDKLKSRSSGYASMEYELSGYQSAELVRVDILVNGDQVDAFSQICTRERAYDRGRILVERLKEVIPSHMFTIPLQAAIGGKIIARETIRAMRKNVLAKCYGGDITRKRKLLEKQKEGKKKMKAMGSVSIPNEAFTRVLKLSDD; via the coding sequence ATGGAAAAGACTAGAAATTTCTGCATAATCGCCCATATCGACCACGGCAAGTCCACGCTTGCGGACAGGCTGCTGGAGATCACCAACACTGTACCTGAACGCGAACAGCGCGCCCAGTATCTTGACAGCATGGATCTGGAACGTGAAAAAGGCATCACAATCAAGGCCAGCGCAGTCACGATGTTTTACAAGGCAAAATCCGGTGAAACCTATAAGCTGAACATGATTGACACGCCAGGGCATGTGGACTTCACCTATGAAGTTTCCCGGGCCATCGCATCCTGCGAAGGAGCGCTGCTCGTGGTGGACGCCTCCCAGGGCGTGGAAGCGCAGACTCTCGCCAACGCCTATCTGGCGATCGAACACAATCTCGAAATAATACCTGTGATCAACAAGATCGACCTGCCCTCTGCAGATATAGAGCGCTGCAAGCGGGAACTGGAAGAAATCATCGGTCTGGACGGGGAAGGAGCAGTTCTGATTTCTGCGAAGACCGGCCAGAACGTGGATGCTGTACTGGAAGAATTGATCAAACGGATACCGGCTCCGTGCGGAGATCGGGAACAACCTTTGAAAGCCCTGGTTTTTGACGCCCAGTATGATAACTACAGAGGAGTCATCACCTATATCAGGGTCCAGCAGGGTTCGATCAGAACCGGAGAAAAGATCCTTTTCATGCAGGGCGGGAATGTTTTCGAAGTCAGTGAAATCGGAATTTTCAATCCTACTTATAAGCCTACCCAGATCCTGACATCCGGCGATGTGGGTTATGTGATGGCAAATATCAGGACTGTGGCGGAAGCCATGGTCGGCGACACAATCACCAGTGCGCTGAAGCCGGCTGGCGAAAAAATCCCGGGTTACAGAGTGCTGAAGCCCATGGTGTTCTGCGGTCTGTATCCCTCGGAAAATGAAGAATATCAGGCTTTACGCGAAAACATCGAGAAATATCAGCTCAATGACGCGGCTTTTGTTTTTGAACCTGAAACTTCCGCAGCCCTGGGAGCCGGCTTCCGCTGTGGTTTTCTGGGACTCCTGCACCTTGAAATCGTGGTGGAGCGTCTGAAAAGGGAATACGGGCTGGACCTGATCAGCACCATCCCCAGCGTGATCTACCGCATTACAGGGATGGACGATAAAGTCCTGGAAATCGACAATCCGCTGAAACTTCCGGATCCCTCGTCAATCAAACAGATGGAGGAACCGGTCGCAGACTTGAAAATCTATACGCCTGAGAAATTCGTGGGCGGCATGATGGAACTGCTCAAGCAGAAGAGAGGAACTTTCAAGAACATGCATTACATCGGCGGACGCGAAAGGGTGGAGCTCAGCGCTGTGGTCCCGCTTTCAGAGCTGATCATTGATTTCTACGACAAGCTCAAATCCCGGAGCAGCGGCTACGCTTCGATGGAATACGAACTTTCAGGCTATCAGAGCGCCGAACTGGTGCGCGTGGACATCCTGGTCAACGGCGACCAGGTGGACGCCTTTTCCCAGATCTGCACCAGGGAGCGGGCTTACGACCGGGGCAGGATCCTGGTGGAGCGGCTCAAGGAAGTGATTCCGTCTCACATGTTCACGATCCCGCTGCAGGCCGCCATCGGCGGGAAAATCATCGCCCGCGAGACAATCAGAGCCATGCGCAAGAATGTGCTGGCCAAATGTTACGGAGGCGACATCACCAGAAAAAGAAAACTGCTGGAGAAGCAGAAGGAAGGCAAGAAAAAAATGAAAGCCATGGGCAGCGTTTCGATTCCGAACGAGGCCTTTACCAGAGTTTTGAAACTATCGGACGATTGA